In Capsicum annuum cultivar UCD-10X-F1 chromosome 11, UCD10Xv1.1, whole genome shotgun sequence, one genomic interval encodes:
- the LOC107847722 gene encoding tRNA (guanine(37)-N1)-methyltransferase 2 isoform X3, with protein MVELDESKFDMQLKLWALRIPREHCKSAMKILNGHLFDRPRIKPITEDPTNGKTRYMIFSEKVKNPDLSDIPAQKLAELKGLCQFEVVPHSLTLGYSYWGADHILKQILPPGLEVPSSFETIGHIAHMNITDELLPYRDVIAKVIYDKNYPRIQTVVNKVGTITNEFRVPKFEVLAGKDDMVTEVKQYGATFKLDYSLVYWNSRLEHEHIRLVSKFQSGETICDMFAGIGPFAIPAAQKGCAVYANDLNPDSIRYLKTNAEISKIDHLVFPYNMDARKFIFQLISVPCNGRNAEAETDCSEKFSGQAHREKLSEDCEFKEEPDRTLYNIAGEGDSSVMEDISVTSVKRRAESSQEEGEGRSAVNDGVCVAGRRKRGPNKRVKGSESLNTKPSEHVDHVIMNLPASALEFLDAFRGLIRRRYWKGSLPWIHCYCFIRASETEDYIISVAESALGARIQNPKFHRVRDVAPNKAMFCLSFRLPEETCIDD; from the exons atggtggaattgGATGAGAGTAAGTTTGATATGCAGCTGAAATTATGGGCGCTTCGAATACCACGAGAACATTGCAAGTCTGCTATGAAAATACTCAACGG GCATTTATTTGACAGACCACGCATAAAGCCTATCACTGAGGATCCAACAAATGGAAAAACCCGTTACATGATTTTCTCAGAAAAAGTAAAAAACCCAG ACTTGTCTGATATTCCTGCTCAAAAGCTTGCTGAACTGAAAGGCCTGTGTCAGTTTGAAGTTGTTCCCCATTCACTGACACTTGGCTATTCTTATTGGGGTGCAG ATCATATATTAAAGCAGATTCTGCCTCCTGGCCTTGAAGTACCATCGTCATTTGAAACAATAG GTCACATTGCTCATATGAATATAACTGATGAGCTTCTTCCATACAGGGATGTGATTGCCAAAGTCATTTATGAT AAAAACTACCCCAGGATCCAGACAGTTGTAAATAAAGTTGGAACAATTACAAATGAATTTCGTGTGCCAAAGTTTGAGGTACTGGCTGGGAAAGATGATATGGTCACAGAAGTGAAGCAATACGGAGCAACTTTCAAGCTTGATTATAGCTTGGTGTATTGGAATTCTAGATTGGAGCATGAGCACATAAGGCTGGTCTCAAAGTTCCAGTCAGGGGAGACCATATGTGATATGTTTGCTGGCATTGGTCCTTTTGCTATTCCCGCAGCACAGAAAGGATGTGCAGTATATGCAAATGATTTGAACCCAGATAGCATTCGTTATCTCAAAACTAATGCTGAAATCAGCAAGATTGATCATCTAGTTTTCCCATACAATATGGATGCAaggaaatttatctttcaactcaTTTCTGTACCCTGCAATGGGAGAAATGCAGAAGCTGAGACTGATTGCTCCGAGAAATTCAGTGGACAAGCACATAGGGAGAAACTATCTGAAGACT GTGAGTTCAAAGAAGAACCTGACAGAACGTTATACAACATTGCCGGAGAGGGGGACTCATCTGTGATGGAAGATATAAGTGTGACTTCTGTGAAAAGACGTGCAGAGAGTTCTCAAGAAG AGGGAGAAGGAAGATCTGCCGTCAATGATGGTGTTTGTGTTGCTGGTAGGAGAAAAAGAGGTCCAAATAAGCGAGTGAAGGGTTCCGAGTCATTGAACACAAAGCCCTCGGAGCATGTGGACCATGTGATCATGAACCTACCAGCTTCTGCTTTGGAGTTTCTTG ATGCCTTCAGAGGCCTTATAAGAAGGAGATACTGGAAGGGGTCTCTACCCTGGATTCACTGCTATTGCTTCATACGGGCAAGTGAAACAGAAGACTACATAATTTCG
- the LOC107847722 gene encoding tRNA (guanine(37)-N1)-methyltransferase 2 isoform X1, whose product MVELDESKFDMQLKLWALRIPREHCKSAMKILNGHLFDRPRIKPITEDPTNGKTRYMIFSEKVKNPDLSDIPAQKLAELKGLCQFEVVPHSLTLGYSYWGADHILKQILPPGLEVPSSFETIGHIAHMNITDELLPYRDVIAKVIYDKNYPRIQTVVNKVGTITNEFRVPKFEVLAGKDDMVTEVKQYGATFKLDYSLVYWNSRLEHEHIRLVSKFQSGETICDMFAGIGPFAIPAAQKGCAVYANDLNPDSIRYLKTNAEISKIDHLVFPYNMDARKFIFQLISVPCNGRNAEAETDCSEKFSGQAHREKLSEDCEFKEEPDRTLYNIAGEGDSSVMEDISVTSVKRRAESSQEGGAEGEGRSAVNDGVCVAGRRKRGPNKRVKGSESLNTKPSEHVDHVIMNLPASALEFLDAFRGLIRRRYWKGSLPWIHCYCFIRASETEDYIISVAESALGARIQNPKFHRVRDVAPNKAMFCLSFRLPEETCIDD is encoded by the exons atggtggaattgGATGAGAGTAAGTTTGATATGCAGCTGAAATTATGGGCGCTTCGAATACCACGAGAACATTGCAAGTCTGCTATGAAAATACTCAACGG GCATTTATTTGACAGACCACGCATAAAGCCTATCACTGAGGATCCAACAAATGGAAAAACCCGTTACATGATTTTCTCAGAAAAAGTAAAAAACCCAG ACTTGTCTGATATTCCTGCTCAAAAGCTTGCTGAACTGAAAGGCCTGTGTCAGTTTGAAGTTGTTCCCCATTCACTGACACTTGGCTATTCTTATTGGGGTGCAG ATCATATATTAAAGCAGATTCTGCCTCCTGGCCTTGAAGTACCATCGTCATTTGAAACAATAG GTCACATTGCTCATATGAATATAACTGATGAGCTTCTTCCATACAGGGATGTGATTGCCAAAGTCATTTATGAT AAAAACTACCCCAGGATCCAGACAGTTGTAAATAAAGTTGGAACAATTACAAATGAATTTCGTGTGCCAAAGTTTGAGGTACTGGCTGGGAAAGATGATATGGTCACAGAAGTGAAGCAATACGGAGCAACTTTCAAGCTTGATTATAGCTTGGTGTATTGGAATTCTAGATTGGAGCATGAGCACATAAGGCTGGTCTCAAAGTTCCAGTCAGGGGAGACCATATGTGATATGTTTGCTGGCATTGGTCCTTTTGCTATTCCCGCAGCACAGAAAGGATGTGCAGTATATGCAAATGATTTGAACCCAGATAGCATTCGTTATCTCAAAACTAATGCTGAAATCAGCAAGATTGATCATCTAGTTTTCCCATACAATATGGATGCAaggaaatttatctttcaactcaTTTCTGTACCCTGCAATGGGAGAAATGCAGAAGCTGAGACTGATTGCTCCGAGAAATTCAGTGGACAAGCACATAGGGAGAAACTATCTGAAGACT GTGAGTTCAAAGAAGAACCTGACAGAACGTTATACAACATTGCCGGAGAGGGGGACTCATCTGTGATGGAAGATATAAGTGTGACTTCTGTGAAAAGACGTGCAGAGAGTTCTCAAGAAGGTGGGGCTG AGGGAGAAGGAAGATCTGCCGTCAATGATGGTGTTTGTGTTGCTGGTAGGAGAAAAAGAGGTCCAAATAAGCGAGTGAAGGGTTCCGAGTCATTGAACACAAAGCCCTCGGAGCATGTGGACCATGTGATCATGAACCTACCAGCTTCTGCTTTGGAGTTTCTTG ATGCCTTCAGAGGCCTTATAAGAAGGAGATACTGGAAGGGGTCTCTACCCTGGATTCACTGCTATTGCTTCATACGGGCAAGTGAAACAGAAGACTACATAATTTCG
- the LOC107847722 gene encoding tRNA (guanine(37)-N1)-methyltransferase 2 isoform X6: MVELDESKFDMQLKLWALRIPREHCKSAMKILNGHLFDRPRIKPITEDPTNGKTRYMIFSEKVKNPDLSDIPAQKLAELKGLCQFEVVPHSLTLGYSYWGADHILKQILPPGLEVPSSFETIGHIAHMNITDELLPYRDVIAKVIYDKNYPRIQTVVNKVGTITNEFRVPKFEVLAGKDDMVTEVKQYGATFKLDYSLVYWNSRLEHEHIRLVSKFQSGETICDMFAGIGPFAIPAAQKGCAVYANDLNPDSIRYLKTNAEISKIDHLVFPYNMDARKFIFQLISVPCNGRNAEAETDCSEKFSGQAHREKLSEDCEFKEEPDRTLYNIAGEGDSSVMEDISVTSVKRRAESSQEGGAEGEGRSAVNDGVCVAGRRKRGPNKRVKGSESLNTKPSEHVDHVIMNLPASALEFLDHSARIQYSFDRVLLIGGNILNLVS, translated from the exons atggtggaattgGATGAGAGTAAGTTTGATATGCAGCTGAAATTATGGGCGCTTCGAATACCACGAGAACATTGCAAGTCTGCTATGAAAATACTCAACGG GCATTTATTTGACAGACCACGCATAAAGCCTATCACTGAGGATCCAACAAATGGAAAAACCCGTTACATGATTTTCTCAGAAAAAGTAAAAAACCCAG ACTTGTCTGATATTCCTGCTCAAAAGCTTGCTGAACTGAAAGGCCTGTGTCAGTTTGAAGTTGTTCCCCATTCACTGACACTTGGCTATTCTTATTGGGGTGCAG ATCATATATTAAAGCAGATTCTGCCTCCTGGCCTTGAAGTACCATCGTCATTTGAAACAATAG GTCACATTGCTCATATGAATATAACTGATGAGCTTCTTCCATACAGGGATGTGATTGCCAAAGTCATTTATGAT AAAAACTACCCCAGGATCCAGACAGTTGTAAATAAAGTTGGAACAATTACAAATGAATTTCGTGTGCCAAAGTTTGAGGTACTGGCTGGGAAAGATGATATGGTCACAGAAGTGAAGCAATACGGAGCAACTTTCAAGCTTGATTATAGCTTGGTGTATTGGAATTCTAGATTGGAGCATGAGCACATAAGGCTGGTCTCAAAGTTCCAGTCAGGGGAGACCATATGTGATATGTTTGCTGGCATTGGTCCTTTTGCTATTCCCGCAGCACAGAAAGGATGTGCAGTATATGCAAATGATTTGAACCCAGATAGCATTCGTTATCTCAAAACTAATGCTGAAATCAGCAAGATTGATCATCTAGTTTTCCCATACAATATGGATGCAaggaaatttatctttcaactcaTTTCTGTACCCTGCAATGGGAGAAATGCAGAAGCTGAGACTGATTGCTCCGAGAAATTCAGTGGACAAGCACATAGGGAGAAACTATCTGAAGACT GTGAGTTCAAAGAAGAACCTGACAGAACGTTATACAACATTGCCGGAGAGGGGGACTCATCTGTGATGGAAGATATAAGTGTGACTTCTGTGAAAAGACGTGCAGAGAGTTCTCAAGAAGGTGGGGCTG AGGGAGAAGGAAGATCTGCCGTCAATGATGGTGTTTGTGTTGCTGGTAGGAGAAAAAGAGGTCCAAATAAGCGAGTGAAGGGTTCCGAGTCATTGAACACAAAGCCCTCGGAGCATGTGGACCATGTGATCATGAACCTACCAGCTTCTGCTTTGGAGTTTCTTG ATCATAGTGCAAGAATCCAATACAGTTTTGACAGGGTTTTACTCATCGGTGGTAATATTTTGAACCTTGTGTCTTAA
- the LOC107847722 gene encoding tRNA (guanine(37)-N1)-methyltransferase 2 isoform X2, whose protein sequence is MVELDESKFDMQLKLWALRIPREHCKSAMKILNGHLFDRPRIKPITEDPTNGKTRYMIFSEKVKNPDLSDIPAQKLAELKGLCQFEVVPHSLTLGYSYWGADHILKQILPPGLEVPSSFETIGHIAHMNITDELLPYRDVIAKVIYDKNYPRIQTVVNKVGTITNEFRVPKFEVLAGKDDMVTEVKQYGATFKLDYSLVYWNSRLEHEHIRLVSKFQSGETICDMFAGIGPFAIPAAQKGCAVYANDLNPDSIRYLKTNAEISKIDHLVFPYNMDARKFIFQLISVPCNGRNAEAETDCSEKFSGQAHREKLSEDCEFKEEPDRTLYNIAGEGDSSVMEDISVTSVKRRAESSQEGGAEGEGRSAVNDGVCVAGRRKRGPNKRVKGSESLNTKPSEHVDHVIMNLPASALEFLDAFRGLIRRRYWKGSLPWIHCYCFIRASETEDYIISVAESALGARIQNPKFHRVRDVAPNKVQVQYRTNFFGVASFIC, encoded by the exons atggtggaattgGATGAGAGTAAGTTTGATATGCAGCTGAAATTATGGGCGCTTCGAATACCACGAGAACATTGCAAGTCTGCTATGAAAATACTCAACGG GCATTTATTTGACAGACCACGCATAAAGCCTATCACTGAGGATCCAACAAATGGAAAAACCCGTTACATGATTTTCTCAGAAAAAGTAAAAAACCCAG ACTTGTCTGATATTCCTGCTCAAAAGCTTGCTGAACTGAAAGGCCTGTGTCAGTTTGAAGTTGTTCCCCATTCACTGACACTTGGCTATTCTTATTGGGGTGCAG ATCATATATTAAAGCAGATTCTGCCTCCTGGCCTTGAAGTACCATCGTCATTTGAAACAATAG GTCACATTGCTCATATGAATATAACTGATGAGCTTCTTCCATACAGGGATGTGATTGCCAAAGTCATTTATGAT AAAAACTACCCCAGGATCCAGACAGTTGTAAATAAAGTTGGAACAATTACAAATGAATTTCGTGTGCCAAAGTTTGAGGTACTGGCTGGGAAAGATGATATGGTCACAGAAGTGAAGCAATACGGAGCAACTTTCAAGCTTGATTATAGCTTGGTGTATTGGAATTCTAGATTGGAGCATGAGCACATAAGGCTGGTCTCAAAGTTCCAGTCAGGGGAGACCATATGTGATATGTTTGCTGGCATTGGTCCTTTTGCTATTCCCGCAGCACAGAAAGGATGTGCAGTATATGCAAATGATTTGAACCCAGATAGCATTCGTTATCTCAAAACTAATGCTGAAATCAGCAAGATTGATCATCTAGTTTTCCCATACAATATGGATGCAaggaaatttatctttcaactcaTTTCTGTACCCTGCAATGGGAGAAATGCAGAAGCTGAGACTGATTGCTCCGAGAAATTCAGTGGACAAGCACATAGGGAGAAACTATCTGAAGACT GTGAGTTCAAAGAAGAACCTGACAGAACGTTATACAACATTGCCGGAGAGGGGGACTCATCTGTGATGGAAGATATAAGTGTGACTTCTGTGAAAAGACGTGCAGAGAGTTCTCAAGAAGGTGGGGCTG AGGGAGAAGGAAGATCTGCCGTCAATGATGGTGTTTGTGTTGCTGGTAGGAGAAAAAGAGGTCCAAATAAGCGAGTGAAGGGTTCCGAGTCATTGAACACAAAGCCCTCGGAGCATGTGGACCATGTGATCATGAACCTACCAGCTTCTGCTTTGGAGTTTCTTG ATGCCTTCAGAGGCCTTATAAGAAGGAGATACTGGAAGGGGTCTCTACCCTGGATTCACTGCTATTGCTTCATACGGGCAAGTGAAACAGAAGACTACATAATTTCG
- the LOC107847722 gene encoding tRNA (guanine(37)-N1)-methyltransferase 2 isoform X4, translating into MVELDESKFDMQLKLWALRIPREHCKSAMKILNGHLFDRPRIKPITEDPTNGKTRYMIFSEKVKNPDLSDIPAQKLAELKGLCQFEVVPHSLTLGYSYWGADHILKQILPPGLEVPSSFETIGHIAHMNITDELLPYRDVIAKVIYDKNYPRIQTVVNKVGTITNEFRVPKFEVLAGKDDMVTEVKQYGATFKLDYSLVYWNSRLEHEHIRLVSKFQSGETICDMFAGIGPFAIPAAQKGCAVYANDLNPDSIRYLKTNAEISKIDHLVFPYNMDARKFIFQLISVPCNGRNAEAETDCSEKFSGQAHREKLSEDCEFKEEPDRTLYNIAGEGDSSVMEDISVTSVKRRAESSQEGGAEGEGRSAVNDGVCVAGRRKRGPNKRVKGSESLNTKPSEHVDHVIMNLPASALEFLDAFRGLIRRRYWKGSLPWIHCYCFIRASETEDYIISVAESALGARIQNPKFHRVRDVAPNKITGRNMH; encoded by the exons atggtggaattgGATGAGAGTAAGTTTGATATGCAGCTGAAATTATGGGCGCTTCGAATACCACGAGAACATTGCAAGTCTGCTATGAAAATACTCAACGG GCATTTATTTGACAGACCACGCATAAAGCCTATCACTGAGGATCCAACAAATGGAAAAACCCGTTACATGATTTTCTCAGAAAAAGTAAAAAACCCAG ACTTGTCTGATATTCCTGCTCAAAAGCTTGCTGAACTGAAAGGCCTGTGTCAGTTTGAAGTTGTTCCCCATTCACTGACACTTGGCTATTCTTATTGGGGTGCAG ATCATATATTAAAGCAGATTCTGCCTCCTGGCCTTGAAGTACCATCGTCATTTGAAACAATAG GTCACATTGCTCATATGAATATAACTGATGAGCTTCTTCCATACAGGGATGTGATTGCCAAAGTCATTTATGAT AAAAACTACCCCAGGATCCAGACAGTTGTAAATAAAGTTGGAACAATTACAAATGAATTTCGTGTGCCAAAGTTTGAGGTACTGGCTGGGAAAGATGATATGGTCACAGAAGTGAAGCAATACGGAGCAACTTTCAAGCTTGATTATAGCTTGGTGTATTGGAATTCTAGATTGGAGCATGAGCACATAAGGCTGGTCTCAAAGTTCCAGTCAGGGGAGACCATATGTGATATGTTTGCTGGCATTGGTCCTTTTGCTATTCCCGCAGCACAGAAAGGATGTGCAGTATATGCAAATGATTTGAACCCAGATAGCATTCGTTATCTCAAAACTAATGCTGAAATCAGCAAGATTGATCATCTAGTTTTCCCATACAATATGGATGCAaggaaatttatctttcaactcaTTTCTGTACCCTGCAATGGGAGAAATGCAGAAGCTGAGACTGATTGCTCCGAGAAATTCAGTGGACAAGCACATAGGGAGAAACTATCTGAAGACT GTGAGTTCAAAGAAGAACCTGACAGAACGTTATACAACATTGCCGGAGAGGGGGACTCATCTGTGATGGAAGATATAAGTGTGACTTCTGTGAAAAGACGTGCAGAGAGTTCTCAAGAAGGTGGGGCTG AGGGAGAAGGAAGATCTGCCGTCAATGATGGTGTTTGTGTTGCTGGTAGGAGAAAAAGAGGTCCAAATAAGCGAGTGAAGGGTTCCGAGTCATTGAACACAAAGCCCTCGGAGCATGTGGACCATGTGATCATGAACCTACCAGCTTCTGCTTTGGAGTTTCTTG ATGCCTTCAGAGGCCTTATAAGAAGGAGATACTGGAAGGGGTCTCTACCCTGGATTCACTGCTATTGCTTCATACGGGCAAGTGAAACAGAAGACTACATAATTTCG
- the LOC107847722 gene encoding tRNA (guanine(37)-N1)-methyltransferase 2 isoform X5, with amino-acid sequence MVELDESKFDMQLKLWALRIPREHCKSAMKILNGHLFDRPRIKPITEDPTNGKTRYMIFSEKVKNPDHILKQILPPGLEVPSSFETIGHIAHMNITDELLPYRDVIAKVIYDKNYPRIQTVVNKVGTITNEFRVPKFEVLAGKDDMVTEVKQYGATFKLDYSLVYWNSRLEHEHIRLVSKFQSGETICDMFAGIGPFAIPAAQKGCAVYANDLNPDSIRYLKTNAEISKIDHLVFPYNMDARKFIFQLISVPCNGRNAEAETDCSEKFSGQAHREKLSEDCEFKEEPDRTLYNIAGEGDSSVMEDISVTSVKRRAESSQEGGAEGEGRSAVNDGVCVAGRRKRGPNKRVKGSESLNTKPSEHVDHVIMNLPASALEFLDAFRGLIRRRYWKGSLPWIHCYCFIRASETEDYIISVAESALGARIQNPKFHRVRDVAPNKAMFCLSFRLPEETCIDD; translated from the exons atggtggaattgGATGAGAGTAAGTTTGATATGCAGCTGAAATTATGGGCGCTTCGAATACCACGAGAACATTGCAAGTCTGCTATGAAAATACTCAACGG GCATTTATTTGACAGACCACGCATAAAGCCTATCACTGAGGATCCAACAAATGGAAAAACCCGTTACATGATTTTCTCAGAAAAAGTAAAAAACCCAG ATCATATATTAAAGCAGATTCTGCCTCCTGGCCTTGAAGTACCATCGTCATTTGAAACAATAG GTCACATTGCTCATATGAATATAACTGATGAGCTTCTTCCATACAGGGATGTGATTGCCAAAGTCATTTATGAT AAAAACTACCCCAGGATCCAGACAGTTGTAAATAAAGTTGGAACAATTACAAATGAATTTCGTGTGCCAAAGTTTGAGGTACTGGCTGGGAAAGATGATATGGTCACAGAAGTGAAGCAATACGGAGCAACTTTCAAGCTTGATTATAGCTTGGTGTATTGGAATTCTAGATTGGAGCATGAGCACATAAGGCTGGTCTCAAAGTTCCAGTCAGGGGAGACCATATGTGATATGTTTGCTGGCATTGGTCCTTTTGCTATTCCCGCAGCACAGAAAGGATGTGCAGTATATGCAAATGATTTGAACCCAGATAGCATTCGTTATCTCAAAACTAATGCTGAAATCAGCAAGATTGATCATCTAGTTTTCCCATACAATATGGATGCAaggaaatttatctttcaactcaTTTCTGTACCCTGCAATGGGAGAAATGCAGAAGCTGAGACTGATTGCTCCGAGAAATTCAGTGGACAAGCACATAGGGAGAAACTATCTGAAGACT GTGAGTTCAAAGAAGAACCTGACAGAACGTTATACAACATTGCCGGAGAGGGGGACTCATCTGTGATGGAAGATATAAGTGTGACTTCTGTGAAAAGACGTGCAGAGAGTTCTCAAGAAGGTGGGGCTG AGGGAGAAGGAAGATCTGCCGTCAATGATGGTGTTTGTGTTGCTGGTAGGAGAAAAAGAGGTCCAAATAAGCGAGTGAAGGGTTCCGAGTCATTGAACACAAAGCCCTCGGAGCATGTGGACCATGTGATCATGAACCTACCAGCTTCTGCTTTGGAGTTTCTTG ATGCCTTCAGAGGCCTTATAAGAAGGAGATACTGGAAGGGGTCTCTACCCTGGATTCACTGCTATTGCTTCATACGGGCAAGTGAAACAGAAGACTACATAATTTCG